One stretch of Schizosaccharomyces pombe strain 972h- genome assembly, chromosome: III DNA includes these proteins:
- the snd1 gene encoding tudor domain and nuclease, Snd1, which yields MSQYVSSMIKYAQSGDSFNILIKDNAKKITEKQFSLAYVECPRFRREGDEPFAFEAQEFSRRLVVGRPASVSTLYVIPTSKREYGRIRTSEFDLAESLLREGLAKLRPEATRNEGTSENSYFVSLEEAQDHAQQYKLGIWGPSDDVVVTEKANPANPAKFLKAHKGKKLNGIVETIRNGDQVRVRLFLSPKQHQLVTISLAGVRCPRSTFTATSPEQTSSEQEPCGDEAKQFVVTRLLQRNVVIELLDLAPNGVSFLGNVLHPAGNIATFLLSSGLGRVADNHISALGPETMQSLRTIERKAKISRLGIWKNISVSIPDINSLSLKDYSAVVSRVISTDTLEVRKDNGVECRIQLSSIRHPRPSNEKEAPYQLEAREFLRKKIIGKRVQVSLDFIRPGQNDLPAINNCTVKLSDGTNVALMVVKSGYATVIRYRMDSVDRSPIYDFLIEAEKAAQEGRKGMWSGKKPAYENIVNASESSLRSRQYLSSLQRTRKLSVIIENVISGSRFRCFCPKENCYFMFACAGIRTPRTARNDQEKGEPFAEESLSLAKSLLQHDAQVEILSVDNNGCFLGDIYVNHDTNFALKLLSQGLAWCQGYASQSNVQYSQYHDTEAAAKEQKVGMWHDYVPPEKKAASTEKESENTVKEPIYLDIVLSDIAEDGKFSFQIIGTGIQQLETLMSDLGSLKKSFKPSEKINVGMNVAAISALDNAMYRGRVLRCDRENQAADVLLYDYGSVEQIPFKNISSLPDTYTKLKPQAQLARLSYVQLPPPSSDYYEDARLVFRELAMNKGLVAKVDGHEGNVYSVTLYNPSDGSDFSDCINAQLVALGMASVIPKKKTSHFEKDTASLNILEEHQQEARLNHIGFWVYGDPLEYED from the coding sequence atgagCCAGTATGTATCGTCCATGATTAAATATGCCCAAAGCGGTGAtagttttaatattttaataaaagataatgccaaaaaaattacagaGAAACAGTTCTCTCTCGCGTACGTAGAATGTCCGCGTTTTCGTCGTGAAGGTGATGAACCATTTGCCTTTGAAGCCCAAGAATTTTCTAGGCGACTCGTTGTTGGACGTCCTGCTTCAGTTTCTACTTTGTACGTGATTCCTACGTCGAAACGCGAGTATGGACGTATCCGTACTTCTGAATTTGACTTGGCTGAATCGTTATTGCGCGAAGGCCTTGCAAAATTAAGACCTGAGGCTACCCGTAATGAGGGTACTTCTGAGAACTCCTATTTTGTTTCTCTAGAAGAAGCGCAAGATCATGCCCAGCAGTACAAATTAGGAATATGGGGCCCTTCTGACGATGTTGTTGTAACTGAGAAAGCCAACCCAGCAAACCCAGCTAAGTTTTTAAAGGCCCATAAAGGTAAAAAACTGAACGGTATCGTTGAAACCATCCGCAATGGAGACCAAGTTCGTGTTCGACTATTTTTGAGCCCCAAGCAACATCAACTGGTTACAATCAGTCTTGCTGGAGTTAGATGCCCTCGTTCTACTTTCACTGCTACTTCACCTGAGCAGACTAGCTCAGAGCAAGAACCTTGTGGTGATGAAGCTAAGCAGTTTGTTGTCACTCGTCTCCTTCAAAGAAACGTGGTAATTGAACTTCTCGATTTAGCTCCAAACGGTGTCTCGTTTTTGGGTAATGTTTTACATCCTGCAGGAAATATCGCAACTTTCTTGTTAAGCTCTGGATTGGGACGTGTTGCTGACAACCACATATCTGCTTTGGGACCTGAGACTATGCAAAGTTTACGGACCATTGAACGTAAAGCTAAGATTTCTCGTTTAggaatttggaaaaatatttctgtCTCTATCCCTGATATCAATTCTCTCTCGTTAAAGGATTATTCTGCAGTTGTATCCAGGGTCATTTCCACCGATACTCTCGAAGTTCGCAAAGATAATGGCGTGGAGTGTAGAATTCAGCTTAGCAGCATCCGTCATCCCAGACCTTCAAATGAAAAGGAAGCCCCTTACCAATTGGAAGCTCGCGAGTTTCTTCGCAAGAAAATTATTGGGAAGCGTGTTCAGGTCTCGCTAGACTTCATCCGACCTGGTCAAAATGACCTTCCTGCTATTAACAACTGTACTGTCAAGCTTTCTGATGGTACAAATGTTGCTTTAATGGTCGTAAAGAGTGGATACGCTACAGTTATAAGATATCGAATGGATAGCGTTGATCGTTCACCCATTTATGATTTTCTTATAGAAGCTGAAAAGGCCGCTCAAGAAGGACGCAAGGGTATGTGGTCTGGTAAAAAACCCGCTTACGAGAATATCGTTAATGCTTCTGAATCTTCTTTACGCTCTCGGCAATACCTTTCCTCTTTGCAAAGGACCCGTAAGCTTTCTGTCATCATCGAAAACGTAATTAGTGGGTCTCGTTTCCGTTGCTTTTGCCCTAAAGAAAACTGCTATTTTATGTTTGCATGTGCAGGTATTCGAACTCCTCGCACTGCTCGTAACGATCAGGAAAAAGGTGAACCTTTTGCAGAAGAATCTCTTTCTTTAGCAAAGTCCTTGTTGCAGCATGATGCTCAAGTTGAGATTTTGTCTGTTGATAATAATGGGTGCTTTTTAGGTGATATTTATGTCAATCATGATACTAACTTTGCTTTGAAATTGCTCAGTCAAGGTCTTGCTTGGTGCCAAGGTTATGCCAGTCAATCAAACGTACAATACTCGCAATATCATGATACCGAAGCTGCTGCTAAGGAGCAAAAGGTTGGCATGTGGCACGATTACGTTCCCCCTGAAAAGAAAGCTGCTAGTACCGAGAAGGAAAGTGAAAATACCGTTAAAGAGCCTATCTATCTCGATATTGTACTAAGCGATATTGCAGAAGACGGGAAGTTTTCATTCCAAATTATTGGTACTGGTATTCAACAATTAGAAACTTTAATGTCTGATTTAGGTTCTTTAAAGAAGTCCTTTAAACCATCCGAGAAAATTAATGTTGGAATGAACGTTGCAGCAATATCTGCTCTTGACAACGCTATGTATCGAGGCCGGGTGTTGCGTTGTGACCGAGAAAACCAGGCCGCTGATGTTTTGCTTTATGATTATGGTAGTGTAGAGCAAATTCCTTTCAAAAACATATCCTCTTTACCAGATACCTATACTAAATTGAAGCCTCAAGCGCAACTTGCTCGTCTCAGTTACGTTCAATTACCTCCTCCCAGCTCTGATTACTATGAAGACGCAAGACTCGTTTTCAGGGAGCTAGCCATGAATAAAGGTCTAGTGGCTAAAGTCGATGGACACGAAGGAAACGTGTATTCTGTAACTTTGTATAATCCTAGTGATGGTTCAGATTTTTCTGACTGTATTAATGCCCAACTGGTTGCGCTCGGCATGGCTAGTGTTATTcccaagaaaaaaacatctcactttgaaaaagataCCGCATCCCTCAATATTCTAGAAGAGCATCAGCAAGAAGCACGTCTAAATCATATCGGTTTCTGGGTATATGGTGATCCCCTAGAATATGAGGactaa
- the rgf1 gene encoding RhoGEF family guanine nucleotide exchange factor Rgf1 encodes MDYRHPNALGVNESSRAYEEIFGAPRKREPARTVSTPAFMEPAPVSKKPLPPPTRRLPRKPLPFRSTSLQPPSSQPPAPPTHQREASPVKNIEHSESFPSVFGTSNNHQIVPLTLKDGNDFGALYASLNTTPHFPQVSNHAPNNSNSPSLTWHTSSGDDSNQNPFFVRRQSQSSTSPVSDSVDENLLSAVSSVTESVETNLHLDQNYPYGSPVRSSKNPFLSSNSRLPTDDSSHTVGSHSFTSGTHPPIVSSNSAFTLPNAVTPAAQAPLIRSVSEYPANVSPPAQSLQLPKSTSNPADLHLSIASASSHKNIFSGLDVFSNVFHGPSTTLRDREHDMRNRSFDHSTLAHYEAVKQQRLGVEPTARSFTLSSYKSRASGNSLINDRSSTTTPTFVNSEASSPVHKNKRRRRIYAALLSRVASELLDRLQLGDITKDGLIYSNAFTGDHAVTVLMGIIHTSDRNLALLVGRSLDAQKFIHDVTYDHRLRDSHREIYQLQGTGYRPFLRANDNASINNKNHHKELEDNESGTRISPSTLGDTSFPNGIFTLLTHCYSPTCAKDHPCYSISCPRRLEQQHRLFAKMRANTEQSSSLAFDDKEQKLWIHSVPQEIAYSVSDRERKRQEVICEVIYTERDFVKDLEYLRDYWIKPLWASSCIPERKKEKFIRTVFLNALEVQAVNSKLAEALTKRQNYKPIVDNIADIFLEHVPKFEPFIRYGAGQLYGKYEFEKEKSSNPAFAKFVSDVERLKESRKLELNGYLTKPTTRLARYPLLLEAVLKYTDEGNPDKQDIPKVINIVRGFLSRLNVESGKAENKFNLFHLNQQLVFKPGEHYDLHLLDANRQLIFKGPLKKRSAGSTSSESASDVTLFLFDHALLIVKPKTINKRELLKVFQRPIPLLLLQLFLVDDNGLRIPYSSKQQLAAVSKAANGKPPSRFYPFSLQLLGRRGYEITLYATTEVSRDKWLEHIDNQQTLLQHRNQWFESVTICSNFFVGDNKVNAIGVYDSGRRLLYGTDTGVYVSLRKANSPLQFKPVRALNIPNISQLEVIEEYSLLLLLSDKVLYSYPLEMIDADTTQAPKKARKVSGHTTFFRVGICLGKVLVCAVKSSVLSATIKVFEPVTNYSKTRNMPSLKKFLTVNQDPLRIVKELYIPTESTSVHFLKNKLCVGCTRGFEVVSLDNLETQSLLDPADTSLEFVEKKENVKPIAIYRMNGGEFLLCYSQFAFYVNRDGWRSRPTWFVVWEGSPQNFALSYPYILAFEPTFIEIRHVETSELIHVISGRNIRLLADGRGKLGDGGEIFYACDQRGENCETSVVCSLRLTSAAAHAKEQHVDK; translated from the exons ATGGATTACCGGCATCCAAATGCACTCGGTGTGAATGAGAGCTCGCGTGCTTATGAGGAAATTTTTGGTGCTCCAAGAAAACGGGAGCCGGCGAGAACTGTAAGTACTCCTGCGTTCATGGAACCGGCTCCAGTCTCAAAAAAACCTCTTCCTCCTCCCACGCGAAGGCTTCCTCGGAAACCTTTGCCCTTTCGTTCCACGAGTTTGCAGCCTCCATCGTCTCAACCTCCTGCACCTCCAACTCATCAGAGAGAAGCATCTCCTGTGAAAAATATTGAGCACAGTGAATCTTTTCCTTCCGTTTTTGGTACTTCAAATAATCACCAGATCGTCCCATTGACTCTTAAAGACGGAAATGATTTTGGTGCTCTATATGCATCTTTAAACACCACACCCCATTTTCCTCAGGTATCGAATCATGCGCCCAATAACTCTAATTCCCCTTCTTTGACTTGGCACACATCATCCGGTGATGATTCCAAccaaaatccttttttcgTTCGGCGTCAGTCTCAGAGTAGCACGTCTCCGGTTTCGGATTCAGTAGATGAGAACCTCCTTTCAGCAGTCTCTTCTGTTACAGAGTCCGTAGAAACAAACCTTCATCTCGATCAAAATTATCCTTACGGCTCTCCTGTTCGTTCGTCTAAAAATCCCTTTCTCTCTTCAAATTCTCGATTACCAACTGATGATTCTTCTCACACTGTTGGTTCTCATTCATTTACTTCAGGAACTCACCCACCCATTGTTTCTTCTAATTCCGCCTTTACACTTCCCAATGCTGTTACTCCTGCAGCTCAAGCACCTCTCATACGTAGTGTTAGTGAATATCCTGCTAACGTTTCTCCACCTGCCCAGTCCCTTCAGCTACCAAAATCTACTAGCAATCCCGCGGATCTTCATTTAAGCATAGCTTCTGCTAGCAGCCAtaagaatattttttctggGTTGGACGTCTTTTCTAATGTCTTTCATGGTCCCTCTACCACATTACGAGACAGAGAACATGATATGCGAAATCGCTCATTTGATCATTCTACCTTGGCTCATTATGAAGCAGTTAAGCAGCAGAGACTTGGTGTTGAACCTACTGCAAGGTCCTTTACGTTGAGCTCTTATAAGTCCCGTGCAAGTGGAAATTCCCTAATTAATGATCGAAGCTCTACAACAACGCCGACGTTTGTTAATTCGGAAGCTAGCTCGCCtgttcataaaaataaacgaaGACGCAGAATATATGCTGCCTTACTTTCTCGTGTTGCCAGCGAATTGTTAGATAGACTACAGCTAGGTGATATCACGAAAGACGGTTTAATTTATTCTAATGCCTTTACTGGCGATCATGCAGTCACCGTGCTAATGGGTATTATACATACTTCTGATAGAAATCTCGCTTTACTTGTCGGACGCTCTTTAGATgcacaaaaatttattcatgATGTTACCTATGATCATCGTCTTCGTGATTCTCATCGTGAAATATATCAGCTTCAAGGTACTGGTTATCGCCCCTTCTTACGCGCAAATGATAATGCATCCATTAACAACAAAAACCATCATAAGGAATTGGAGGACAATGAGTCGGGCACTCGAATCTCACCGTCCACGTTAGGTGACActtcttttccaaatggtatatttactttattgACGCATTGTTACTCTCCAACATGTGCAAAAGATCATCCCTGCTATTCTATTTCATGTCCTCGACGATTGGAACAGCAGCACAGACTATTTGCCAAAATGCGTGCAAACACTGAACAGTCTTCCTCCCTAGCGTTTGATGATAAGGAACAAAAATTGTGGATTCACAGCGTACCCCAGGAGATTGCTTATAGTGTCAGTGACCGGGAAAGAAAGCGTCAAGAAGTAATTTGTGAGGTTATCTATACTGAGCGAGATTTTGTTAAGGATTTGGAATATCTTCGGGATTATTGGATTAAACCACTATGGGCTTCATCTTGTATACCTgaacgaaaaaaagaaaaatttattcgTACTGTGTTTTTAAATGCTTTAGAGGTTCAAGCAGTTAATTCTAAATTGGCTGAAGCTCTTACTAAAAGACAAAACTATAAACCCATTGTGGATAATATTGCGGATATATTTTTGGAGCACGTTCCAAAATTTGAGCCTTTCATACGATATGGTGCAGGCCAACTCTACGGAAAATACGAGTTTGAGAAGGAAAAGTCATCTAATCCTGCATTTGCTAAGTTTGTCAGTGACGTTGAACGTCTGAAAGAATCACGAAAGCTAGAGCTAAACGGCTATCTGACTAAACCAACTACCAGATTGGCTCGTTATCCATTACTTCTAGAAGCGGTATTAAAATATACTGATGAGGGTAACCCTGATAAACAAGACATTCCGAAGGTCATTAATATCGTTAGAGGATTTCTCTCACGTCTTAATGTTGAAAGCGGAAAAGCAGAAAATAAGTTTAACTTGTTTCATTTGAATCAACAGCTGGTCTTTAAACCTGGAGAACATTATGATTTACATCTGCTTGATGCGAACAGACAATTAATATTCAAAGGACccttgaagaaaagaagtGCTGGTTCCACTTCTTCAGAGTCTGCGTCGGATGTTACTTTGTTTCTCTTTGACCATGCTTTGTTGATAGTAAAACCAAAGACTATTAATAAACGTGAATTattgaaagtttttcaaaga CCTATTCCTCTATTACTTCTTCAACTATTCCTTGTTGATGATAATGGATTAAGAATCCCTTATTCAAGTAAGCAACAACTAGCAGCTGTATCAAAAGCAGCGAATGGGAAGCCACCTTCTAGATTTTATCCATTTAGCTTACAACTTTTGGGTCGTAGAGGGTACGAAATCACTCTTTATGCAACCACTGAAGTTAGTAGGGATAAGTGGTTAGAGCATATTGACAACCAACAAACATTGCTACAACATCGTAACCAGTGGTTTGAGTCTGTTACCATTTGCTctaatttctttgttgGTGATAATAAAGTAAATGCGATAGGCGTTTATGATAGTGGTCGTCGACTTTTATATGGGACTGACACAGGTGTGTACGTCTCTCTTCGAAAAGCAAACAGCCCACTTCAATTCAAGCCTGTACGTGCGTTAAATATTCCCAACATTTCACAGCTTGAGGTTATTGAAGAGTATAGTTTATTGCTACTGCTTTCCGATAAGGTGTTATATTCGTATCCTTTGGAAATGATTGATGCGGATACTACTCAAGCCCCTAAAAAAGCAAGGAAAGTTTCTGGTCATACAACTTTCTTTCGCGTAGGAATTTGTCTGGGTAAAGTTCTTGTGTGTGCTGTCAAAAGTTCCGTCTTGAGTGCTACTATAAAGGTTTTTGAACCAGTCACTAATTACTCTAAAACACGGAACATGCCaagcttgaaaaaattccttaCTGTTAACCAAGACCCATTGAGGATTGTCAAAGAGCTTTATATACCCACGGAATCAACTTCGGTTCACTTCCTGAAGAATAAACTCTGTGTCGGATGTACGAGAGGTTTTGAGGTGGTCAGTCTCGATAACCTAGAGACGCAGTCTCTACTGGATCCAGCCGATACGTCTCTTGAATTTGTggagaagaaagaaaatgttaaacCTATCGCTATCTATCGTATGAATGGCGgtgaatttcttttatgCTATTCccaatttgctttttacgTAAATCGAGATGGATGGCGTTCTCGTCCTACATGGTTTGTTGTTTGGGAAGGAAGTCCTCAAAACTTTGCCTTAAGTTATCCTTATATATTGGCTTTTGAACCCACTTTTATTGAAATCAGACATGTTGAAACCTCTGAATTGATCCATGTCATTTCCGGCAGAAACATCCGTTTGCTTGCTGATGGAAGAGGAAAGTTAGGGGACGGTGgtgaaatattttatgcGTGCGATCAACGTGGTGAAAATTGTGAGACAAGTGTTGTTTGTTCCCTTCGATTGACGAGTGCTGCTGCCCACGCCAAAGAGCAGCATGTAGACAAgtaa